The sequence below is a genomic window from Rhodococcus sp. 4CII.
CTGACCCTGTTCACCGACGTCAGTTCGTTCGCGATCAATGTGGCTTCCCTACTCGGCATGGGGCTCGCGATCGACTACGGCCTGTTCGTCGTCGGACGTTTCCGCGAGGAACTCGAATCCGGCGCCGACGTCGCCGAGGCGACCCGGCGCACCGTCCTGACGGCGGGGCGCACCGTGCTGTTCTCCGGACTGCTTCTCGTGTGTGCGTTCTCGGGCATGCTGGTGTTTCCGCAGGACGTGATCAAATCGCTCGGATTCGGCGCGATGGCGGCGGTCGCGAGCGCGGCCCTGCTGTCCCTGACCGCGGTCCCGGCACTGCTCGCGATCCTGGGACACCGCATCAACGCGTTGAGCTGGCGCAAGGACGCGGCCCAGCGGGGTGAGCTGCGCGCCCGCAGGTTCTGGGGTTCGGTGGTCACGTGGGTGATGCGGCGACCGGTCGCCATCGCGGTCGGCATCGTCGCGGGGTTGATGGTCCTCGCCTGGCCCCTGCTCAGCGCGTCACTCGGTGAGGTCACGTACACGGCGCTGCCGGAGAACGATCCCGCCCGCATCGCCACGGACACGCTGAGCACCGAATTTCCCACCACCGGAAACGGCGCCACCCTCATCCTCCGGGGCACCGACGGCACGGCCCCGACCGCCGCCGACGGCGCCGCGGTCGCCCAGGTCGCCGGCCGGGTGGACGGCATCGGGGCGGCCACCGTCGTCGCGTCCGGCAACGAACTGGTCGCGATCCAGGTCGTCTACTCCGAGGGCGTCACCACCGACGACCAGAGCGCCGCGGTGGCGGGTCTGCGCGACCTCTCCGCGCCGGAGGGGACCGAACTTCTCGTCGGAGGCGGTCAGGCGACCGTCGACGACGGCAACGCGGCGATCGTGCACGGGATGCCGGTGATGATCGCGATCATGGTGGGTTCGACGCTGGTGTTGTTGTTCCTGGCGTTCGGGTCGGTGGTGCTGCCGATCAAGGCGGTCGCGATGGCGGGGTTGAGCCTCGCCGCCACGTTCGGTGTGCTCACGTGGATCTTCGAGCTGGGGCACGGTGCGAGTCTGCTCGGCGTCAGCCCGGCGCCCCTCGAGGCGACGTTCGTGGTGCTCATCCTCGCCGTGGTCTTCGGTCTGTCGACCGACTACGAGGTGTTCCTGATGTCGCGCATGGTCGAGGCGCACGAGGCGGGCGCGACCACGGAGGAAGCGGTGCGTTTCGGCACCGAGCGCACGGGCCGGATCGTCACGGCCGCCGCGCTGCTGCTCGTGATGGTGACCGGAGCGTTCACCGTCTCCGGCCTGTCGATCATGCGGTTTCTCGGTGTGGGCATGATCGTCGCCCTCCTCGTCGACGCAACGGTGGTCCGGATGCTTCTCGTTCCGTCCCTCGTGAAGCTGATGGGCGAGGCCAACTGGTGGGCTCCGGCATGGATGAAGAAGGTGCACGCCAAGGTGGGTCTCGGCCACTAGTGCATTATCTTACCGTGGAGTAAGTTCGGGTCATGGCCACCTACCTCGTCACCGGCGGAACCGGATTCCTGGGTCGGCACGTGCTGCCCCTGATCCTCGACCGCGATGGATCCGCCGAGATTCACGTCCTCGTCCGCCGCGCATCGGTCGCGCGACTGGAGACCCTCGTCGAGGGCATACCCGGCGGCGAGAGGGTGCATCCACTGATCGGTGACCTGACCGAGCCGGGCCTCGGCATCACCTCGGCACCCGCCGCCGACCACGTCCTGCACCTCGGCGCGATCTACGACCTCACGGTGGGCGACGAGCAGGCCGCCACCAATGTCGACGGCACCCGCTCGGTGATCGAACTGGCCCGGCAACTGGACGCCACACTTCACCACGTCTCGTCGATCGCCGTCGCCGGTGACCACGAAGGACCGTTCCGGGAAACCGATTTCGACCTCGGACAGGGTTTCCCGACCCCGTATCACCGCACCAAGTTCGAGGCCGAGAAACTGGTCCGTGAGGCCGAGGGCGTGCGCCGGCGCATCTACCGGCCCTCCGCGGTGGTCGGCAGTTCGGTCACCGGAGAGATGGACAAGATCGACGGTCCGTACTATCTGTTCCCCGCCATCGCGGCGTTCGCGAAACTCCCCGCGGCCCTGCCCGTGGCGGTCCCCCGGATCGGATCGACCAACGTCGTCCCCGTCGACTACGTGGCGGCGGCCATCGTGGAGTTGATGTCGGCGCCCGGACGGGACGGCCAGACGTTCCATCTCGTGAATCCGCGACCCCAGCCGGTCCGCGAGATCTACGCCG
It includes:
- a CDS encoding MMPL family transporter, giving the protein MTRWASTVVSRKWWVLTLAVLAVLVSGAWGTGVFAKLSSGGFTDPGSESAEVARIVQDNLGPQTPDIIVIYTAPDGKTLDDLGPEVTASLDRFAAEVPTYAVTSYWTADATRKQLMVSEDGTKASAAITVDPDAGITAATFDDLLPKLEVEGIDTEFAGNSVVGVAFDNRLQRDLVLAEAIAIPITLVLLVFIFGGLVAAAVPVFVGLLSIFSALATLRLLTLFTDVSSFAINVASLLGMGLAIDYGLFVVGRFREELESGADVAEATRRTVLTAGRTVLFSGLLLVCAFSGMLVFPQDVIKSLGFGAMAAVASAALLSLTAVPALLAILGHRINALSWRKDAAQRGELRARRFWGSVVTWVMRRPVAIAVGIVAGLMVLAWPLLSASLGEVTYTALPENDPARIATDTLSTEFPTTGNGATLILRGTDGTAPTAADGAAVAQVAGRVDGIGAATVVASGNELVAIQVVYSEGVTTDDQSAAVAGLRDLSAPEGTELLVGGGQATVDDGNAAIVHGMPVMIAIMVGSTLVLLFLAFGSVVLPIKAVAMAGLSLAATFGVLTWIFELGHGASLLGVSPAPLEATFVVLILAVVFGLSTDYEVFLMSRMVEAHEAGATTEEAVRFGTERTGRIVTAAALLLVMVTGAFTVSGLSIMRFLGVGMIVALLVDATVVRMLLVPSLVKLMGEANWWAPAWMKKVHAKVGLGH